AGATAGACCTCCCCGGGTAGCATCATGCATTTCTCTTTTGGTGCAATATACCCTAGGATACAGTGAAATAGGCATTTTAATGCTTAGTTGTTGAACTGtgtttgggtttctctgtgtagccctgactgtcctgggactctggaccaggctgacttgaactcaagagagccacctgcctctgtctcccaaatgttggggttaaaagcatgtgtTACCGGCACCTGCTGCACCAactctcaaagaaacaaaacttgcAAGGTTTAGGAAATGTTGTGTCTTGCCCACTGAGactcttgtttttaatttacccTAGGTATATGACTGGTACTCCTGggtgcgtgtggaggtcagaggacagcgttCTGCAGTGGGTTCTCTCTCCCCTACCTTTCTGTGGGCTTTGGGGTCAGGCTTGAGTGACAGGTACTTTTACCAGCTGAATGGCCTCTCTGAATCTTGGgtcctgtttttaaattttatttctcagggctggagggatggctcagtggttaaaagcactggctatttgttttcagaggacctaggttcaattccagcacccccACAGCGGCTCATAACCGTCTGTAATTCCGGTTCTATGGGACCCCCATCTTTTATGCCTTAGAGAGCAGATACACACGCTGGCAAAGTACACAAAACAAAGATTGTTTTTATTGAtgcgtatgtctgtgtgaatTATGTGTAccattgtgtatgtgtaccacacgtGTGTACCTGTGTGAACCATATCCATACAGAGATCCCGTCAGAGATCAAAAAGCCTAGGGGACCCTGGGATTGGGGATTACAGTCAGCCGTGGACCGTTTGAGGCGgtaggaaccaaattcaggtcctttgcaagaacagtaagcactcttaatcactgagacattTGTCCAACTGTTGGCTCTCTTTTTCAAGATAAGGCCTTATAACTCATGTTCCTCTGTGCTTctgagcctctgcttcctgagtgtagGATCTACCTACTGGTGcgtgtgctgccacacctggcgCCCACTGAGATGTAAACATTGCACGCCTGCAAGCAGTCAGTACCGGTTGGTGGCCCCAGGAAGAGGGAGCCCCCAAGGATCCCTGCAAGAGGGGGCTCTTAGGAGCTTGGGGTAGTCAGACGGGTACAGAGGCTGCTGTGTGTAGGATGGCCTGGCAGGAGGAGAGCAAGGAGCGCAGATGCTCACACACCGAGGCTGGGGTCCCACGGATGGGTTCTGCCATCGGAGCCAACGTGGCAACCaagtcccttcctttcctttctcaagtTCCTTGTGTTTCTCCTTGGGTTTcaacaggaagaggcagaggttgGCCAAATACGGCTTCATCACAGACCCAGTATGAGCAAGAACAGAATGGGCGTGGAGGTGACTAACTGTAGACTATGGTACGCTTGCAAAAGTCCTTTCAGAACTCTATATACCAGTGCATCCAGACCATATTTGGTGCAGGAGCTCAGTATCCTAAAGCACATTCTTGGCATGACACGATCCCCAACATCCATTTCCACAGCCTTTTATCTTCTCCATCAACACTCTACCCATTACACCCTGgctctcagcccctcccccttccccagcatCCTCTCCACCCATTACACCTTGGCTCTCAGCCCCGCCCTCTTCCCCAGCATCCTCCCCACCTGTTACACCTTGGCTCTCAGCCCCGCCCTTTTCACAGAGCCAATAATCAAGGGCCCATCTATGAATTTCAGGACTCTACCTCACAGAGCGGAATTTTATAGTAGTCATTCTGCAattggcttattttacttaggGCGACGATGTTAGCGTTTTTTACACCCTACCATTGCACCAACAGCATAATGTGGACTGACTTTGGCTTAAAAACCATAATTTTGGGGGGGGTTacgagacaaggtcttgctgtgccGCCATGGTTGCTGTGGGATGCGCTAGGTAGACCACCCTGGCTGTGATCTTGTCTTTCTGCCGCTGCCTCCTTAACAGTACCCACCGTTTCTGGATCAGTGTGCTTCCCCACTGTTCTGTTGACAGCCATCTGGTTTTCTTAACTCTCAACTACAGGGAAGACTGACGCCCAAGGGCACTGCTGGAAGAGTTTGTCTGATACCCAATCTGCTTTCCGAGTGCACGCAGACTTAGAAACCGAGTTGCTGGATCGTATGAGAGATCCATGTGGAACCTTCTAAAGCTGCCTGAGTGTTTTCCACAGAACACAGCATGCTTTTCTTACCAAAAACACTCTCAAAAGATTAAGATGCGGAGCTCGTGAAAAAGACTGGCGTGTGAAATTTATAACTGCACAAACACACGGCAAATTCGACTGTCGttcataaatacaaaattttatttgcaCTTCATTAGTGTAGAAAGACCAGGGTGCTTCTCATAGTACAACACTCAGGACACGTCAAGTTACTCAAATACATACTTATTTACCTTGACTAAACAAAACAGTGCAGTTTAATAAAAGATATACCAAAGATAGAGTTCACAAATTCCTTAtcagaccaggaaaaaaaaaccctcaagagggttaaaaaaagaaaaaaaaaaaaccaagaaaacttaAAGAACACAGTCTAGGCTTAATACGAATAAGCTTCACCATCAAGGGGAGAAGTTTACCATTACAAAGATACAGGATGTTTAGGCAAatgcatgtgtattctttgatatACTAAAATGTAACTCTTAAAATCCCTTTAAACAGGATTTGTGTAGGACAGCAGtgtgattttaaaatcttttctataGTTTCaaaaatgcttctttttcttttcttctttctttccttgtgaggacggggactgaacccagagcctcatgtaCTCTGGACAGATGCTCAAACACTGAGCTACAATCCCAGccctttggttctttctctattGAACCTTTTCATTCTTAAAAGCAGGTCACAGCCAATGGGAAACACCCAGGGTTCTGCAGCCACGGGACCAAGTCCAGTCCCCTATCCAGGAACCCTCTCACTACATGGCCCGCGTGTACTCTCGCTGTGGCCGTGAAGAGAGCTCTGCTTTGGGGCAGAGACACTCCAAACCTCGAGGTGCTGTGTGGGAAAAGcccataaataaagaaaaggtggctgtcatgtcttccttttcaaaaaATGTCAGTTTTGTAGATTTTCGTTGAAATAGCAAGCGAAGCACCAGGTCTCTTCTCATCGGAGCATCTGCCTTGTAGTATAGTTCACAAGGACATCTATAGTACTCAAGAAATATTacatctttcttctctcccagtcTTCGTATTAGAAGTACTACATCTCCCAGTGTGCGCACACTAGACACTGGGGTAATGAGGAAATATAATTTGAAGGGAAGTGTGTAACTTACATAACCCGACCTTACCCAGGAttgcatatttgcatatttacaaGTTAGTGTATAGCTGACTTGGGTTACAAAGTGTGAAAGGAAATTGTCGCGTGATTGTAGTGCAGAGCAGAACGTTTCCCCCTTCTAGGAATGGCTTGCACCATCTCCAAAGTATCAAATCAACAGCATCGGACATGTGGTCTGGGAGGAGGCAGCTCTGGTGGGATCTCGGGCTCTGGTTGTAGAGAAAGGATGCTATTGGATAACTCGTTTCTCAAAACATCAAGAGGCATCTGTAGGACGAGAAGGGAGCAGACGGCAGGGATGTTTTAAGCTGTAAAACTTTCATTTCATGTGCACGGATGTGTTGCCTGCCTGCCACATGCCCAttacccaaggaagccagaatgGGGTGTTGGAtctctgggagctggagttacagatggttgtgaaatgctgggtgggtgctgggaatcgaacctgggtcctctggaagagcagccagtgttattaaccaccgagccatctcttcaggcttGGAAGTACTATTTATAAGGCTCTTTGGGAGAGGCTGGGAAGCAGCCAGGTGAGAAGTGTTTGCCCAGTGTGTGTGAAAAGCCCCGAGGCTTGGTTCCTAGCAAGGCGATAAAACCCGCCATTCTCTTGCACAGTCTACTATAATGAAAACTTAACACGCTACTCAGTGGAAAACTGGTCCACTGTCTAAAGGAAGAAGCAACCTCCACCAGGTACACAAAAACCAGGTTGATTAGAAACTTCTGAATCATGTCACACATGTGAGGCTCTATGGGCTGGTCCTCCTGGGGGCCTTAGTGACATGTTCAGTTAGTGCTTAACAGCACTCTGTAATGAAGGTTCTACACTGCCCGATTTAATGAAACGCTGAGGAAAAAATACCTGGAAAAAACCAACTGTGTCCGTAACGAACATCCGCAGCTGTCATTAAGTGCCACGCACGGCGGCTGTTTTACACTATAAGCCATCGGTTTCAGATGGCTTCAGGATGCCTAGAATCACCTTCCTGGTGAACATTAATGAGTGGCTGGAAGCCGTCCAAAGAGACGGCTGCTGTTCAGTCAGGCTGTCCAGCATCCTCTGCCGAGAGGGCGTGAGGGAAGCAAGCGGGCGGCCTTTCTCTAAGCCAGCAAGGCTGCGAGCTGCTGTAGGCCTCCGTGTTAAACTTAACTCTtgtgggaaggaagaaacaaagaaagggaagtgtCAAATATCCACCTACAGTGCTGGagcctgaacccagggccttgtgacTATTCACGGCACTATAGTCTCAGCCCCAGTCTATCTATGTACACAGTACTGCCCAGAATCCAGGGCCTCCAGGAAGCTAGGCAAAAGCTCTACCACTTAGCCACACTCATCTTCTTACAGTCACTACACCTTGTCTAAGTCACCGTAGAACATTCTATCACAAGGCAAAGCCAACAGAATGCCTATCAACCCTAAGGACTCCACAGGCCTGCATGAACAACAGCCGGCACAGCAGCTAGCTGAGCAGGCGCATCCACCtacctattcattcattcattcattcattcatttatttacctttttcaGAATATCATCAACAAGTTTCAGAAAGATCTCGTCCACATTGAAATTGTCCTTGGCACTGGCTTCGCAGAAGCGCATCCCGGTTAtctgctgtgcaaactgagaAGACATGTGCGTGCTTTAACCGTAAGGTGCCGCCCACGCCGGTGTGGGTATGTCAGGCTGGGCCTCTGACAGGACCACAGACCCCATGGCTTACCACCAAGGGGGGTAGGGGGGGGCTCAGGATCTGAAAAGCCCCATTTATGCTCAAATATCATGTACACAGGGACAGCAAATCCCTTAAGTACACTGCCATGTATATGACAGATCGCTTGAGACCTTTAAATCCCATTATGTGTGTAAGAGTCTAAACGTCCAATGTATCTGACACTTAAAACATATCACTGTGTTGTCGTGATTGTATCCTTAGcaaaggctaaggcaggagagaAAGGTATCATGAATGAAATCTCACAACTCCAAACACTTGTTCTGTATAAAATGCCAACTTACATAATGACACAGTATATATTAGTGTGCTTTGCCCTCTGcttcaaaacaaacccaaagacgAAAACAGAATGAACCTTGGAAGGGTGTGTCTGGGCGCTACTGCGTGGCACCCGAGGACCTCTGGCAGCACGCGAGGGACAGCGTGGGGACACGCTGCAGAGCTCGGGTGCTGCTTGGGAGAGCCCACACTCACGCACCTtttctccttgctgcctggagatctccctgtctgtctcacAGTCCAGCTTATTTCCAACCAGGAGGAGTTCGGCGTCTTCTGAAGCATactgtgggatttttaaaagACGTTACACACTGACAGACAAACGCAAACTCAGGGCTTGTCACCTGTTACTTATtgttcctttctctcccattGTCTCCTGGGGGGTGGACAGGGCTCACCGTGATTTAGAAAGTACCTTCCGAGGGACATCAAGAATGATCATGGCCTTGGTCTTGGCACCAGCCACTCTTAAGACTGTTAaggaaatgattaaaaatgaCAGGCACAACTATGTCAAGAActgtaaaaatcaaaaaaatcaacaattgGGTAGAGCAAGGCCCCTCCCTTCTGCTCTGGAACACCAAGTGACATGGGAAGGCCCTCCTGTAGAAAAACTGGTGATGTTTCTGGGCTATAATGAAGTTAGGGTTAACTCTacaattaggaaaacaaaattaagctttttttcttttttaaaaccccGACTCTTGACTTGGGCCTATGTATGAGCCTGATGGATGGGCTTTTGATGTCATCGTCCCCAGCGGATGAGTGCCTCAAGAGTTAACCGTTGCCGCTGCATTTGAGGAGTCGCAGAGCAGACCGCTGAGTCCCTCCAATCATTTCCCCACACCCTCGACCATCTGCTTCTTTATCCCATAAGCTATCCGCGGGAGGCGCGTTGGGACTAGGGTCTTCTCCATTCACACCCACCCTCTCggaagagcaggcagagagagaggcctgtctctgctccagtcTTGTTGGTTActgagattctctgtgtagccctggctggcttggaacttgtcaGGTAGACCAGGCTTGTCCCCATTTCTTGgcgatctgcccacctctgcttccagagtgctgaaattaaaggcgcTTGGCGTCACGCCTGGCGCTCCCATTTCTTATGCCCTAATATACTGTAAAGACACACACTGAAAACTTGCAAAACCAGATGAGAACCTTTTCCAGCAGCTGTAAGACATACAAACATAGTCAGGTCTGAAGTCCATCTACACACCCTGTAACATAAAGGAATTGGagacaaaacctctgaaactgtggtcatctgtatacacacagtcacatctCAGTTCCAGCTGCTGTCTTCTAAAGGTACATTTGCTACACACATTTCCTAGAGCAAAACACAGTTCACATTACCATGAAGATACTAGATGTTCTTTACTCAAAATTGAGTAAGAACTCAATATTCAGCTGAAGGAAATCTGTTGTTCAAAATGAGGACCTGAAAGACGTTCACTGTGCTGAGGACGACTAGACCCCTGGACCATCCATGGGTGTCCACTGCAACCTTTCCTGTTTTAGTGTAACTCTGAGGAAGCGGCAGACAGAGCAGAAGGAGTGAGGATGGGCTTTGAAATCTGGCAGTCCTTGGAACCGGAATGGAAGCCTGCTCTTGTTGCATGTTGCCCCATCTGTAGCAAGGCTGCAATATGGCTTAGATGGCACTCGGTCCACTATGGACACTGTGTGTTCTATTCCCATTTAACAGTGAGATGCGCACAGGCTGAAGGCCGCAACAGGGAATGTGACGCTTACCTTATCGATCATCTTCATCCACTTTGGCAAGTCATCGAATGTCTCTTTCTTGGTGATGTCATACACGAGTATGATCCCCTTGGCACTTCTGTAATAGGCTGAGGTAATGCTGTTAAATCgctcctgccctgctgtgtccctAGGAAACAGCAGTAAAAATCAGTTCTCAAACCACCCAGGTAGCCAACTCCATCTTCTAGTGTAAACACTTGTTGTGCACTTCTGCACCTTGGTCTGGGCACGGGATTCGGGGATGTTCTCCTCTGAGCCTTACAGGCGGACAAGGAAAAGGTCAGGTTGATCTACACCTTTAGGAGACACACGATCTGTGTATGCATTAACAGCTGAATTGCATGAATGGAGACAGATTACCCACTGAGATAAACAATCTTTGCAGCCTACCATGCTCCATCTGAAAGCCACGACAGGGAAGTCAGGACATCAAAACTTGGGGTCATGCCTGCCTTCAAAACAACAGGGAGACGCAGCGCTAACAGACCCCCTCAGTTCCTACTCCCCACCCTCTGACCTGTTTTTGGTGCCTGACTCTGAATGCCTGTGGCATGAAAAACAGCCCTTAGAGTGACTATTCTGCACTTCCCAAATACTCAGTTATTTTCTACTCCTCAAAGCTACTATACACTAGACCGTGTCAGCCACACATGACCGAGCAGCAGGGCGAGAGAAATGTTGATTCCATTCCATGGGTTATCAGTTAACCACTACTTCACACATCAGTACGGGGccactttatttaaaatgttaaggatttgtttattttatctgtatgagtgttttactgcatgtgtgtacatgtaccctgtatgtgcctggtacctgtggaggtcaaaagaaggcatcaggtcccttgaaactggagtcaGGGATGGTTGACagccatgtgggttccaggaacccAACCTGGTTCCTTTGCAAAGGCAACAAGTGATCTGAGCTGCAGAGCTGCCTCTCTGTCTTGTACAAAGGACCCATGAGAGAATCACAGGATGGTAATAAGATAATCAGCTGCTGATAAGGTGCGATGCTGGGAAGACACAATAAATCCATTCCTGcactctctctccaccttcaccCCCAGGAAGAGGAGTTTTCATTGTAATGATAAAGGGCTCATTGCTAGAAATTTGGGGTTTGCTGTCATGGGGTCTTATTCtcatttctgttc
This portion of the Mus pahari chromosome 18, PAHARI_EIJ_v1.1, whole genome shotgun sequence genome encodes:
- the Rab12 gene encoding ras-related protein Rab-12; this encodes MDPSAALHRRPAGGSLGAVSPALSGGQARRRKQPPRPADFKLQVIIIGSRGVGKTSLMERFTDDTFCEACKSTVGVDFKIKTVELRGKKIRLQIWDTAGQERFNSITSAYYRSAKGIILVYDITKKETFDDLPKWMKMIDKYASEDAELLLVGNKLDCETDREISRQQGEKFAQQITGMRFCEASAKDNFNVDEIFLKLVDDILKKMPLDVLRNELSNSILSLQPEPEIPPELPPPRPHVRCC